From Agromyces sp. SYSU T00194, a single genomic window includes:
- a CDS encoding molybdopterin-dependent oxidoreductase — MADSPRRPLPGWLLPGTAGAAAAIFGAGLGELTAALIAQTGSPFTVIGSGLVDLAPPWAKDAAIALFGTADKVALLVGIAIVLLAVAVWAGVLERRRPPWGRVVFVALGVVGFLAATSRANATPLDWVPSAVAAVAAASALGTLLKRLPVTARADASGAPAHALATTPAHEPARATGAASTPAPEPMPAPRPTPGAAAAPGAAIDRRRFLGWAGGAAAIGALAALGAFAMQAGARAVNAVRETLSLPTPATPAPPIPSGAELGIDGLAPVITPNETFYRIDTALRVPEIDPADWSIRVHGMVDREVTLTWDELLALPLVEHAVTLACVSNEVGGSLIGNAMWLGSPIRDLLAQAGPSPDADMVLSRSIDGWTAGTPLEVLTDDRQALLAVGMNGEPLPAEHGFPVRMVVPGLYGYVSATKWVTELEVTRFDRAEGYWTPRGWSERGPVKLHSRIDVPRYGATVAPGTAVAAGVAWHQHVGVAGVEVQVDDGPWQEAELATAISDDTWVQWRHEWQAEPGSHVLRVRARSASGEVQTDERTTVAPDGATGHHQVTVEVS, encoded by the coding sequence ATGGCCGACTCGCCGCGACGCCCCCTGCCCGGATGGCTGCTGCCGGGCACCGCCGGCGCGGCCGCCGCGATCTTCGGCGCGGGCCTCGGCGAGCTCACCGCGGCGCTCATCGCCCAGACGGGCAGCCCGTTCACCGTGATCGGCTCGGGCCTGGTCGACCTCGCGCCGCCGTGGGCGAAGGACGCCGCCATCGCGCTGTTCGGCACGGCCGACAAGGTCGCGCTCCTCGTCGGCATCGCGATCGTGCTGCTCGCCGTCGCCGTCTGGGCGGGCGTGCTCGAGCGCCGGCGCCCGCCGTGGGGGCGCGTCGTGTTCGTCGCGCTCGGCGTCGTCGGCTTCCTCGCCGCGACGTCGCGCGCGAACGCCACCCCGCTCGACTGGGTGCCCTCGGCGGTCGCTGCCGTCGCCGCGGCATCCGCCCTCGGCACCCTGCTCAAGCGCCTTCCGGTGACGGCGCGGGCGGATGCCTCCGGCGCACCCGCGCACGCCCTCGCCACGACCCCCGCCCACGAGCCCGCTCGGGCGACCGGCGCCGCCTCCACGCCGGCGCCCGAGCCGATGCCCGCACCTCGGCCGACGCCCGGTGCCGCAGCCGCACCCGGCGCCGCCATCGACCGCCGCCGCTTCCTGGGCTGGGCCGGAGGCGCCGCCGCGATCGGCGCGCTCGCCGCGCTCGGCGCGTTCGCCATGCAGGCCGGCGCCCGTGCGGTGAACGCCGTGCGCGAGACGCTCTCGTTGCCGACGCCCGCGACGCCGGCACCGCCGATCCCGTCCGGCGCCGAGCTCGGCATCGACGGCCTCGCCCCGGTGATCACGCCGAACGAGACGTTCTACCGCATCGACACCGCGCTGCGCGTGCCCGAGATCGACCCGGCCGACTGGAGCATCCGCGTGCACGGCATGGTCGACCGCGAGGTGACGCTCACGTGGGACGAGCTGCTCGCCCTGCCGCTCGTCGAGCACGCGGTCACCCTCGCGTGCGTGTCGAACGAGGTGGGCGGTTCGCTCATCGGCAACGCGATGTGGCTGGGCTCGCCGATCCGCGACCTGCTCGCGCAGGCGGGTCCGTCGCCCGACGCCGACATGGTGCTGTCGCGCTCGATCGACGGCTGGACCGCCGGCACCCCGCTCGAGGTGCTGACCGACGACCGGCAGGCGCTGCTCGCGGTCGGCATGAACGGCGAGCCGCTGCCCGCCGAGCACGGCTTCCCGGTGCGCATGGTCGTGCCCGGCCTCTACGGCTACGTGTCGGCGACGAAGTGGGTGACCGAGCTCGAGGTGACCCGGTTCGACCGGGCGGAGGGGTACTGGACGCCGCGCGGGTGGTCGGAGCGCGGGCCGGTGAAGCTGCACTCCCGCATCGACGTGCCGCGCTACGGCGCGACCGTCGCACCGGGCACCGCCGTCGCGGCGGGCGTCGCCTGGCACCAGCACGTCGGCGTCGCCGGCGTCGAGGTGCAGGTCGACGACGGCCCGTGGCAGGAGGCCGAGCTCGCGACCGCGATCTCCGACGACACCTGGGTGCAGTGGCGCCACGAGTGGCAGGCCGAGCCCGGCAGCCACGTGCTGCGGGTGCGTGCGCGCAGCGCGTCCGGCGAGGTGCAGACCGACGAGCGCACGACCGTCGCCCCCGACGGCGCGACCGGGCACCACCAGGTCACCGTCGAGGTGAGCTGA
- a CDS encoding PLP-dependent cysteine synthase family protein: MTGGLAAIGDTPLVQLGHVVPDGAAEVWVKLEGANPTASHKDRMAVSVLTAALERGDVSPGDTVVEYTGGSTGTSLAFVAGVLGLRFTAVFSDAFSDSKRQAMEAFGARVLVEPSHGGGITPALKDRMEARARALADEPGAYYADQFGSPDVPRGYRPIGEEIAAQLGGAPDAFCMAVGTGGTLMGALAGFRASGADPAVVAVEPAESPLLTTGVSGSHHVEGIAVTLHPPFLDRSVLREVRAIEQERGFEMCRTLARTEGVFGGGSTGLNVCAAIDVAVELGPGHRVVTIACDSGLKYLGGPIYS, translated from the coding sequence ATGACCGGTGGACTCGCGGCGATCGGCGACACCCCGCTGGTGCAACTCGGGCACGTGGTGCCCGACGGCGCGGCCGAGGTCTGGGTGAAGCTGGAGGGCGCCAACCCGACGGCCTCGCACAAGGACCGCATGGCGGTCTCCGTGCTGACCGCGGCACTCGAGCGCGGCGACGTCTCGCCGGGCGACACGGTCGTCGAGTACACGGGCGGCTCGACCGGCACCTCGCTGGCCTTCGTCGCGGGCGTGCTCGGCCTGCGCTTCACCGCGGTGTTCTCCGACGCGTTCTCCGACAGCAAGCGGCAGGCGATGGAGGCGTTCGGCGCGAGGGTGCTGGTCGAGCCGAGCCACGGCGGCGGCATCACCCCGGCGCTCAAGGACCGGATGGAGGCGCGGGCCCGTGCGCTCGCCGACGAGCCGGGCGCGTACTACGCCGACCAGTTCGGCTCCCCCGACGTGCCGCGCGGCTACCGCCCGATCGGCGAGGAGATCGCCGCGCAGCTGGGCGGCGCACCGGACGCGTTCTGCATGGCCGTCGGCACGGGCGGCACGCTCATGGGCGCGCTCGCCGGGTTCCGGGCATCCGGTGCCGACCCCGCCGTGGTCGCGGTCGAGCCCGCCGAGTCGCCGCTGCTCACGACGGGGGTGTCGGGTTCGCACCACGTGGAGGGCATCGCGGTCACGCTGCATCCGCCGTTCCTCGACCGGTCGGTGCTGCGCGAGGTGCGCGCGATCGAGCAGGAGCGGGGGTTCGAGATGTGCCGCACCCTCGCCCGCACCGAGGGAGTCTTCGGCGGCGGCTCGACGGGGCTCAACGTGTGCGCGGCGATCGACGTCGCCGTCGAACTCGGCCCCGGCCACCGGGTGGTGACGATCGCGTGCGACTCCGGGCTCAAGTACCTCGGCGGGCCCATCTACTCCTGA
- a CDS encoding DUF2332 domain-containing protein, producing the protein MQVPQQTGDVTRDWYTRFAAVEAHGQSATYEAWALGVAGDDEVLDRIRELPRPKRQPNLVFACSRLLGAPEGPYARWREWLLGHWHEVADATRTRATQTNEPRRCAVLLPPLARIDGPVALLEVGASAGLCLYPDRYAYRYDDGPVLGDSDVLLECTTSGPVPVPERLPEIVWRAGIDLAPLSVDDADDMRWLETLVWPEQHERRERIRRAIAIARREPPLLVAGDGRQRLRALAAEAPTDAALVVFHAGTIVYLGRDERAAFADEVRALVAERAGTRWLSLEGQGVTPGVQPDGTTASSRFALADGGRLVALAGAHGQSLDWLPAARSAAAPTVSRWSRSSPRRSSAR; encoded by the coding sequence ATGCAGGTGCCGCAGCAGACCGGGGACGTGACGCGCGACTGGTACACGCGATTCGCCGCGGTCGAGGCGCACGGGCAGTCGGCGACGTACGAGGCGTGGGCGCTGGGGGTCGCGGGCGACGACGAGGTGCTCGACCGCATCCGGGAGCTGCCGCGGCCGAAGCGCCAGCCGAACCTGGTCTTCGCCTGCTCGCGGCTGCTCGGCGCCCCGGAGGGCCCCTACGCCCGGTGGCGCGAGTGGCTGCTCGGGCACTGGCACGAGGTGGCGGATGCCACGCGCACGCGCGCGACGCAGACGAACGAGCCGCGTCGCTGCGCCGTGCTGCTGCCGCCGCTCGCCCGCATCGACGGGCCCGTCGCGCTGCTGGAGGTGGGTGCGTCGGCCGGGCTCTGCCTGTACCCCGACCGCTACGCGTACCGCTACGACGACGGGCCGGTGCTCGGCGACTCGGACGTGCTGCTCGAGTGCACGACGAGCGGACCGGTTCCCGTGCCCGAGCGACTCCCCGAGATCGTGTGGCGCGCGGGCATCGACCTCGCGCCCCTGTCGGTCGACGACGCGGACGACATGCGGTGGCTCGAGACCCTCGTCTGGCCCGAGCAGCACGAACGGCGCGAGCGCATCCGCCGCGCGATCGCGATCGCCCGCCGCGAGCCGCCGCTGCTCGTCGCAGGCGACGGGCGGCAACGGCTGCGTGCGCTCGCCGCCGAGGCGCCGACGGATGCCGCGCTGGTGGTGTTCCACGCCGGCACGATCGTCTACCTCGGGCGCGACGAGCGCGCCGCGTTCGCCGACGAGGTGCGCGCGCTGGTCGCCGAACGGGCCGGCACGCGCTGGCTCTCCCTCGAGGGTCAGGGCGTCACGCCGGGCGTCCAGCCCGACGGCACCACCGCGTCGTCGCGCTTCGCGCTCGCCGACGGTGGCCGGCTGGTGGCGCTCGCCGGTGCGCACGGCCAGTCGCTCGACTGGCTGCCCGCTGCGCGGAGCGCGGCGGCGCCGACGGTCAGTCGGTGGTCCAGGTCCAGCCCTCGTCGGTCATCAGCACGGTGA
- a CDS encoding TspO/MBR family protein yields MSAANETTTRPGGADPDPAGQAEATGPGASARDGAPNDLARQLTVAISAVLAIVGSFIGSGAAGGTPIQDAAGGALAADATPIAPGQGAFSIWSVIYLGLIAYAVWQFLPAQRSAERHRRVGYPVAASLLLNAAWILSIQFDVLWLSIPIIAVLLGVLVVAFLTLLRWRPANALDALVTDGTVGLYLGWVAIATAANVTAGLVAAGFGGWGIGADAWAVVVLAIAGLVGVAVAVRGGGRIAPTLSLCWGLNWVAIARLDGDLLSTPAAVAAIVAVVVVVITTILARARLMLRGEQPS; encoded by the coding sequence ATGTCCGCAGCCAACGAGACCACGACGCGCCCAGGAGGCGCGGACCCTGACCCCGCCGGGCAGGCGGAGGCGACCGGCCCCGGGGCATCCGCCCGCGACGGCGCCCCGAACGACCTCGCCCGGCAGCTCACGGTCGCGATCAGTGCCGTGCTCGCCATCGTCGGTTCGTTCATCGGGTCGGGCGCCGCCGGGGGCACGCCGATCCAGGACGCGGCGGGTGGCGCGCTCGCGGCCGACGCGACCCCGATCGCCCCCGGGCAGGGCGCCTTCTCGATCTGGTCGGTGATCTACCTCGGCCTCATCGCCTACGCGGTCTGGCAGTTCCTGCCCGCGCAGCGCTCCGCCGAGCGACACCGCCGGGTCGGCTACCCGGTCGCCGCGTCGCTGCTGCTGAACGCCGCGTGGATCCTGTCGATCCAGTTCGACGTGCTGTGGCTCAGCATCCCCATCATCGCCGTGCTGCTCGGCGTGCTGGTCGTGGCGTTCCTCACCCTGCTGCGGTGGCGACCGGCGAACGCGCTCGACGCGCTCGTCACCGACGGCACGGTCGGCCTCTACCTCGGCTGGGTGGCGATCGCGACCGCCGCGAACGTGACCGCCGGCCTCGTCGCGGCCGGGTTCGGGGGCTGGGGCATCGGGGCGGATGCCTGGGCGGTCGTCGTGCTCGCGATCGCCGGGCTCGTCGGCGTCGCCGTCGCCGTGCGCGGCGGCGGACGCATCGCGCCGACGCTGTCGCTCTGCTGGGGATTGAACTGGGTCGCGATCGCGCGGCTCGACGGCGACCTGCTCTCGACGCCGGCCGCCGTCGCGGCCATCGTCGCGGTCGTCGTCGTCGTGATCACGACCATCCTCGCCCGGGCGCGCCTGATGCTGCGCGGCGAGCAGCCCTCCTGA
- a CDS encoding phage tail sheath family protein, with amino-acid sequence MTDRRLSPGVFVREVPQPGPPPITPVETSVTGFVGGATRGPRDSPVPIRSWGEFERAFGPLTSRSHLGYSVRDFFRNGGRRAIVVRVGDDDGSVADDDLLGATDATGIRALAVSEHVGLVVVPPNGSPGVARRGDPLAALELSAPVVAAVVDFASRRRAMAVLDAPAGLDPRSVGAADLAHLPDSPDAAVYAPRVTGADPLRAADTLRAPSGAIAGLFARTDATHGVWKAPAGTDATLAGIGGLATSMRDDDIGRLTDLRVNALRQATDGSVLVWGARTHSSDREWRYVPVRRTVNFLEESIERGLAWTVFEQNDANLQARVRAMVADFLDGLFRAGAFRGTAPDDACFVRADSTTTTPADVAAGRLHVVIGVALVAPAEFTVITVTARTAVAP; translated from the coding sequence GTGACCGACCGGAGGCTGTCGCCCGGGGTCTTCGTGCGCGAGGTCCCGCAGCCGGGGCCGCCCCCGATCACGCCGGTCGAGACCTCCGTCACCGGATTCGTCGGCGGCGCGACGCGCGGCCCGCGCGACTCGCCCGTGCCGATCCGCAGCTGGGGCGAGTTCGAGCGCGCCTTCGGACCGCTCACGTCGCGCAGCCACCTCGGCTACTCCGTGCGCGACTTCTTCCGCAACGGCGGGCGCCGGGCGATCGTGGTGCGCGTCGGCGACGACGACGGCTCGGTCGCCGACGACGACCTGCTCGGGGCGACGGATGCCACGGGCATCCGCGCCCTCGCCGTGTCGGAGCACGTCGGCCTCGTGGTCGTGCCGCCGAACGGCTCCCCGGGTGTCGCCCGGCGGGGCGACCCGCTCGCCGCGCTCGAGCTCAGCGCACCCGTCGTCGCGGCCGTCGTCGACTTCGCCTCCCGGCGCCGTGCGATGGCGGTGCTCGACGCGCCCGCCGGCCTCGATCCCCGTTCGGTCGGCGCCGCCGACCTCGCGCACCTTCCCGACAGCCCGGACGCGGCCGTCTACGCGCCGCGCGTGACGGGCGCCGATCCGCTGCGGGCCGCCGACACCCTGCGCGCGCCGTCGGGTGCGATCGCGGGCCTGTTCGCACGCACCGATGCGACCCACGGGGTGTGGAAGGCGCCGGCGGGAACGGATGCCACCCTGGCGGGCATCGGCGGCCTCGCGACGTCGATGCGCGACGACGACATCGGCCGTCTCACCGACCTGCGGGTGAACGCGCTGCGGCAGGCGACCGACGGATCGGTGCTCGTCTGGGGGGCGCGCACGCACTCGTCCGACCGCGAGTGGCGCTACGTGCCGGTGCGCCGCACGGTGAACTTCCTCGAGGAGAGCATCGAGCGCGGGCTCGCCTGGACGGTGTTCGAGCAGAACGACGCGAACCTGCAGGCGCGCGTGCGCGCCATGGTCGCGGACTTCCTCGACGGGCTGTTCCGGGCGGGCGCGTTCCGGGGCACCGCCCCGGACGACGCCTGCTTCGTGCGCGCAGACTCGACCACGACCACGCCGGCCGACGTCGCCGCGGGGCGGCTGCACGTGGTGATCGGCGTCGCACTGGTCGCGCCGGCCGAGTTCACCGTGATCACCGTCACGGCCCGTACCGCCGTCGCGCCCTGA
- a CDS encoding cation-translocating P-type ATPase, which produces MSDTAATSTTTTPDESPGTTWWSMSLDEVTTQLGVDPADGLPESEVNGRLAEYGENALAAAPQPSWVRIALQQLFELMTFMLVIVAIVSLLIGQVSTAIIVGILVLYNVWRGTSQELKARRSVDALAKLQVPQARVVRGGVLRLVDATAIVPGDVVELEAGDLVPADGRILRAANLETQEAALTGESLPIPKGPTATGADAALADRTSMVYQNTSITRGTTRIVVVETGMRTEVGRIAALLTSVESGKSPLGRELDSLTKVLGVIAWSAVAIIIAIGLLRGQELDELLFLGTAVAISAIPTGLPAFVQSLLGWGANRLAAQKAIVTSLNDVETLGATSAICSDKTGTLTLNEMTVRTVWFGGVHLSVTGGGYSFEGRVLTPAGEEVEVHPGKLAQALVLPNDASVSADGDVIGDPTEAALVVLGAKIGVDADESRRTYPRVTEVPFDSDYKYMATFHRMQVDGERRLVEFVKGAPDIVLGRCTGMVDPSGQVVPADADAATAALEEMSASGLRTLALAMRVLDDADEAPLLRDPQQMVHDLVLVGIVGIVDPLRSEAKDAVELAQRAGIEVRMITGDHAVTAGAIGAELGLGPGAISGADLRKLNDAQLNSRLGHLHVFGRVTPQDKLRLVGMLQQQGEVVAMTGDAVNDAAAIKQADIGVAMGSGSEVTKQAAKLVLTDDNFSTLVHAVELGRVVYDKIVSYLRFQMSQLFSMIFLFLAASAFAINEGVAMFPGMVLFLNFFITLFAVLAIAADPTPPGIMDRPPRDPRKGVANPASIFEWLLYGFAIFVVSLVPLVWGPDDPSPTAPSASMTMVYIVVGLATVLSALLMRRAPESGLLPPIASAAKILVWPVLLLVATTEFGFLQEMLGTVSLTGWEWLECVALLVPVVAVVEAHKWWMRHRLRAALAPKPVREPVAD; this is translated from the coding sequence ATGAGCGACACGGCTGCAACGAGCACGACGACGACGCCGGACGAGTCGCCCGGCACCACCTGGTGGAGCATGTCGCTCGACGAGGTGACCACGCAGCTCGGCGTCGACCCGGCCGACGGCCTGCCGGAGTCCGAGGTGAACGGCCGGCTGGCCGAGTACGGCGAGAATGCGCTCGCGGCCGCGCCGCAGCCGAGCTGGGTGCGCATCGCGCTGCAGCAGCTGTTCGAGCTGATGACCTTCATGCTCGTGATCGTCGCGATCGTGTCGCTGCTGATCGGCCAGGTCTCGACGGCGATCATCGTCGGCATCCTCGTGCTCTACAACGTCTGGCGCGGCACGAGCCAGGAGCTCAAGGCCCGGCGCAGCGTCGATGCGCTGGCGAAGCTGCAGGTGCCGCAGGCCCGCGTGGTGCGCGGCGGGGTGCTGCGCCTCGTCGACGCGACGGCGATCGTGCCGGGCGACGTGGTCGAGCTCGAGGCGGGCGACCTGGTGCCGGCCGACGGGCGCATCCTGCGCGCCGCGAACCTCGAGACCCAGGAGGCGGCGCTCACGGGCGAGTCGCTGCCGATCCCGAAGGGCCCGACCGCGACCGGCGCGGACGCCGCCCTCGCCGACCGCACCTCGATGGTCTACCAGAACACGTCGATCACGCGCGGCACCACCCGCATCGTCGTGGTCGAGACCGGCATGCGCACCGAGGTCGGCCGCATCGCGGCGCTGCTGACCAGCGTCGAGTCGGGCAAGTCCCCGCTCGGGCGCGAGCTCGACAGCCTGACGAAGGTGCTCGGCGTGATCGCCTGGTCGGCGGTCGCCATCATCATCGCGATCGGCCTGCTGCGCGGCCAGGAGCTCGACGAGCTGCTCTTCCTCGGCACCGCGGTCGCCATCTCGGCGATCCCGACCGGCCTGCCGGCGTTCGTGCAGAGCCTGCTCGGCTGGGGCGCGAACCGCCTCGCCGCGCAGAAGGCCATCGTGACGAGCCTCAACGACGTCGAGACGCTCGGCGCGACGAGCGCGATCTGCTCCGACAAGACCGGCACCCTCACGCTGAACGAGATGACGGTGCGCACCGTCTGGTTCGGCGGCGTGCACCTGTCGGTGACGGGCGGCGGGTACTCGTTCGAGGGCCGGGTGCTGACCCCCGCGGGCGAGGAGGTCGAGGTGCACCCGGGCAAGCTCGCGCAGGCGCTCGTGCTGCCGAACGATGCATCCGTCTCGGCCGACGGCGACGTGATCGGCGACCCGACCGAGGCCGCGCTGGTCGTGCTGGGTGCCAAGATCGGCGTCGACGCCGACGAGTCCCGCCGCACCTACCCGCGCGTCACGGAGGTGCCCTTCGACTCCGACTACAAGTACATGGCGACCTTCCACCGCATGCAGGTCGACGGCGAGCGCCGGCTGGTCGAGTTCGTCAAGGGCGCGCCCGACATCGTGCTCGGTCGGTGCACGGGCATGGTCGACCCCTCGGGCCAGGTGGTGCCGGCCGATGCGGATGCCGCGACGGCGGCGCTCGAGGAGATGTCGGCGTCGGGCCTGCGCACCCTGGCACTCGCGATGCGCGTGCTCGACGACGCGGACGAGGCGCCGCTGCTGCGCGACCCGCAGCAGATGGTGCACGACCTGGTGCTCGTCGGCATCGTCGGCATCGTCGACCCGCTGCGTTCCGAGGCGAAGGACGCCGTCGAGCTCGCGCAGCGCGCGGGCATCGAGGTGCGCATGATCACGGGCGACCACGCGGTGACCGCCGGCGCGATCGGCGCGGAGCTCGGCCTCGGCCCGGGCGCCATCTCGGGCGCCGACCTGCGCAAGCTCAACGACGCGCAGCTGAACTCCCGGCTCGGCCACCTGCACGTGTTCGGTCGCGTCACCCCGCAGGACAAGCTGCGGCTCGTCGGCATGCTGCAGCAGCAGGGCGAGGTCGTCGCGATGACGGGCGACGCCGTCAACGACGCGGCGGCGATCAAGCAGGCCGACATCGGCGTGGCCATGGGCTCGGGCTCCGAGGTCACGAAGCAGGCCGCGAAGCTCGTGCTCACCGACGACAACTTCTCGACCCTGGTGCACGCGGTCGAGCTGGGGCGCGTCGTCTACGACAAGATCGTCTCCTACCTGCGCTTCCAGATGTCGCAGCTGTTCTCGATGATCTTCCTGTTCCTCGCTGCGAGCGCGTTCGCGATCAACGAGGGCGTGGCCATGTTCCCGGGCATGGTGCTGTTCCTGAACTTCTTCATCACGCTGTTCGCGGTGCTCGCGATCGCCGCCGATCCCACGCCGCCGGGCATCATGGACCGTCCGCCGCGCGACCCGAGGAAGGGCGTCGCGAACCCGGCGTCGATCTTCGAGTGGCTGCTCTACGGGTTCGCGATCTTCGTCGTCTCGCTGGTGCCGCTGGTCTGGGGGCCCGACGACCCGAGCCCGACCGCACCCAGTGCGTCGATGACCATGGTGTACATCGTGGTCGGGCTGGCCACGGTGCTGAGCGCGCTGCTCATGCGCCGGGCCCCGGAATCGGGCCTGCTGCCGCCGATCGCGTCGGCCGCGAAGATCCTGGTCTGGCCGGTGCTGCTGCTCGTCGCGACCACCGAGTTCGGGTTCCTGCAGGAGATGCTCGGCACCGTCTCGCTCACCGGGTGGGAGTGGCTCGAGTGCGTCGCCCTGCTCGTGCCGGTGGTCGCCGTCGTCGAGGCGCACAAGTGGTGGATGCGCCACCGCCTGCGGGCCGCGCTCGCGCCGAAGCCGGTGCGCGAGCCGGTGGCCGACTGA
- a CDS encoding PfkB family carbohydrate kinase codes for MPETQTRAAEVLVIGESIMDVVIDADGAETDAPGGSPANVALGLARLGVVPRLATALARDDFGEAIAERLTASGVVIDPASWCLERTAVARASIAADGSAHYDFDIAWELPGAPELAGESVVHTGSIAAFLEPGAAHVRAAVSAARGSALVTFDPNIRPALLGEPDAVRAEVEALAAGCDVVKLSDEDAEWLYPGRHVDVVVAELLGRGAGLVAVTLGGDGAVVANSEASAVVPAVAVDVRDTVGAGDTFMAALIAGVLAADAAPAALDHDALARLGRRAATAASITVSRVGADLPTARELDHALDAATVRECLDAAACTSPW; via the coding sequence ATGCCTGAGACCCAGACGCGAGCGGCCGAGGTGCTCGTCATCGGCGAGTCGATCATGGACGTCGTCATCGACGCCGACGGCGCGGAGACCGATGCCCCGGGCGGATCCCCCGCGAACGTGGCGCTCGGCCTGGCCCGACTGGGGGTCGTGCCGCGGCTCGCGACGGCGCTCGCCAGGGACGACTTCGGCGAGGCGATCGCCGAACGGCTCACCGCGTCCGGCGTCGTCATCGACCCGGCCTCGTGGTGCCTCGAGCGCACCGCGGTCGCGCGGGCGAGCATCGCCGCCGACGGGTCGGCGCACTACGACTTCGACATCGCGTGGGAGCTGCCCGGGGCCCCGGAGCTCGCGGGCGAGTCGGTGGTGCACACCGGCTCGATCGCCGCGTTCCTGGAGCCGGGCGCCGCGCACGTGCGGGCCGCCGTCTCCGCCGCGCGAGGGAGCGCCCTCGTGACGTTCGACCCGAACATCCGCCCCGCGCTGCTCGGCGAGCCCGACGCGGTGCGCGCCGAGGTCGAGGCGCTCGCGGCGGGCTGCGACGTGGTCAAGCTGAGCGACGAGGACGCCGAGTGGCTCTACCCGGGCCGCCACGTCGACGTGGTCGTGGCCGAGCTGCTCGGGCGCGGGGCCGGGCTCGTGGCCGTCACGCTCGGCGGTGACGGCGCGGTCGTGGCCAACTCGGAGGCATCCGCCGTGGTGCCCGCCGTCGCCGTCGACGTGCGCGACACGGTGGGCGCGGGCGACACCTTCATGGCGGCGCTCATCGCCGGGGTGCTGGCCGCCGATGCGGCGCCGGCGGCGCTCGACCACGACGCGCTCGCCCGGCTCGGCCGGCGCGCCGCGACGGCCGCGTCGATCACCGTCTCGCGGGTGGGTGCCGACCTCCCGACCGCGCGGGAGCTGGACCACGCGCTCGACGCCGCGACCGTGCGCGAATGCCTCGACGCGGCGGCCTGCACCAGCCCCTGGTGA
- a CDS encoding FUSC family protein → MRFAGGFRATRRLPLLQVAKSIAATITAWLVGGWLFPGVLPIFAAIAALLVVQPSVNQSLGKGIERSVGVIVGVILASVIGLLLGSASWVVLLAIVVASLTSWGLRLTSGTSNQVAISAMLVLALGQATPQYALDRVLETVLGAFIGIVVNALIVPPVLVEPARRAVVDLGLEVAASMDRLAAGLATPQSPADVSGVMIEARLLRPMTDAAHEALEDARESLALNPRRQSHRRELEHLEALVERLRPITTQLIGMTRAFHDHYDASLHDEPSVRSIRDELERAAHDVRLLVRPAEREPEPMTTEMPVLTAPLSLAPPRSTHWVLIGSLMEDLRRIHEGIVGEDPAG, encoded by the coding sequence ATGCGCTTCGCCGGCGGGTTCCGCGCGACCAGGCGGCTGCCGCTGCTGCAGGTGGCCAAGTCGATCGCGGCCACGATCACGGCCTGGCTCGTCGGCGGCTGGCTGTTCCCCGGCGTGCTGCCGATCTTCGCGGCGATCGCCGCGCTGCTCGTCGTGCAGCCGAGCGTGAACCAGTCGCTCGGCAAGGGCATCGAGCGCAGCGTCGGCGTGATCGTCGGCGTGATCCTCGCGTCGGTGATCGGGCTCCTGCTCGGTTCCGCGTCCTGGGTCGTGCTGCTCGCGATCGTCGTCGCGAGCCTCACCTCGTGGGGGCTGCGCCTGACCTCCGGCACGTCGAACCAGGTCGCGATCAGCGCCATGCTCGTGCTCGCCCTCGGGCAGGCGACGCCGCAGTACGCGCTCGACCGGGTGCTCGAGACCGTGCTGGGGGCGTTCATCGGCATCGTCGTCAACGCGCTCATCGTGCCGCCCGTGCTCGTCGAACCGGCGCGTCGCGCGGTCGTCGACCTGGGCCTCGAGGTCGCCGCGTCGATGGACCGCCTCGCCGCCGGGCTCGCCACCCCGCAGTCGCCGGCCGACGTCTCGGGGGTCATGATCGAGGCCCGGCTGCTGCGCCCGATGACGGATGCCGCGCACGAGGCGCTCGAGGACGCCCGCGAGTCGCTCGCCCTGAACCCGCGCCGGCAGTCGCACCGGCGTGAGCTCGAGCACCTCGAGGCGCTCGTGGAGCGGCTGCGCCCGATCACCACGCAGCTGATCGGCATGACGCGCGCGTTCCACGACCACTACGACGCGTCGCTCCACGACGAGCCGTCGGTGCGTTCCATCCGCGACGAGCTCGAACGCGCCGCGCACGACGTGCGCCTGCTCGTGCGGCCCGCCGAGCGGGAGCCCGAGCCCATGACGACCGAGATGCCGGTGCTCACCGCGCCGCTGTCGCTCGCGCCGCCGCGCTCGACGCACTGGGTGCTCATCGGCTCGCTCATGGAGGACCTGCGGCGCATCCACGAGGGGATCGTCGGCGAGGACCCCGCAGGCTGA